A window of Deltaproteobacteria bacterium contains these coding sequences:
- a CDS encoding Zn-ribbon domain-containing OB-fold protein produces the protein MKKNIKLPETEEGTVLFNVDPIIIKQHYEIDYIHSYAQDSPFFVGLTKKKLLGSKCTGCGYIYATPRGHCMECGAKTDWFELPLDGKLHTFTTCHFGGEAFLKETPFTLILVEFTGVNTLFLSRLVGAEPEEVKIGMKVRAKFLRNCKFKPTDVYFVLA, from the coding sequence ATGAAAAAAAACATCAAACTCCCAGAAACCGAAGAAGGCACAGTTTTATTCAACGTTGACCCTATCATTATTAAGCAGCATTACGAGATAGATTATATCCATTCCTATGCCCAGGATTCGCCATTCTTTGTCGGTCTGACAAAGAAGAAGCTTTTAGGCAGTAAATGCACCGGATGTGGTTATATCTATGCCACACCCAGAGGGCACTGTATGGAGTGCGGGGCGAAGACTGACTGGTTTGAGCTTCCCCTGGATGGGAAGCTCCATACGTTTACTACCTGTCACTTCGGAGGCGAGGCATTTTTAAAGGAGACGCCGTTCACATTAATCCTTGTGGAGTTTACCGGTGTGAATACCCTCTTCCTTTCCAGGCTTGTCGGAGCAGAGCCTGAGGAGGTAAAGATAGGGATGAAGGTAAGGGCTAAGTTTTTGCGGAACTGCAAATTTAAACCTACGGATGTATATTTTGTGCTGGCATGA
- a CDS encoding acetoacetate--CoA ligase: MRKPLWTPSEERKAEANITRFIGLVNKLYGLRIGSYDELYKWSVEHIQDFWAAVWDFVDIKASVYDTVADDLVKFPGARWFPGSRLNFAENLLRFRDSRLAFIFRGEGLKSGRMTYAELYGSVARLAASLRNLGITAGDRIAAYMPNLIETPIAMLSAASIGAVWSSCGTELGPKTVLDRFSQIEPTVLFTVDGYFYKGKVFDVLPNVEKIAEGIPSLKKVVVIPYRGERPNISCIPHAVFYDDFISQGKQTDIRFEQLSFDHPVYIMFSSGTTGKPKCMVQGAGGILINHLKELILHTDLKREDRITYITSPSWMMWNWLISSLAVGSTIVLYEGNPIHPDWGAMWRLIQDEQISIFGCSASYINYLRGIGAKPGKDYNLSSLREISQTGAPLSSQGFEYVYREIKQDMHLNSISGGTDINGCFAAGTPIQSVYAGELQGPALGMKVKAYDEKGNAVVDKEGELVCESPSPSMPLYFWGDDNGKRYRDAYFSAYANVWRHGDWIIIHSDTGGITFLGRSDFTLKPSGVRIGSAEIYNVIEGFKEIADSMVAGHDWKGDQRIILFVKLARGCQLTEDLKNRIKRSLRNEASPRHVPDVIIEAPDIPYTFNMKKVESAVSNMINGRPVTNRDALVNPESLGFYEAIVHELQKE, encoded by the coding sequence ATGAGAAAACCGCTCTGGACGCCTTCAGAAGAACGAAAAGCAGAGGCAAATATTACAAGGTTTATAGGCCTTGTAAATAAGCTCTATGGTCTGAGAATCGGTTCTTATGACGAACTATATAAATGGTCAGTAGAACATATTCAGGATTTTTGGGCAGCCGTATGGGACTTTGTGGATATCAAGGCATCTGTGTATGATACCGTAGCAGATGATTTGGTCAAATTTCCAGGCGCGAGGTGGTTTCCTGGCTCACGACTCAATTTTGCAGAAAATCTTCTTAGGTTCAGGGATAGCCGGTTAGCGTTTATATTCAGGGGAGAAGGCCTGAAATCAGGCAGGATGACCTATGCGGAACTCTATGGTTCTGTAGCGCGCCTTGCCGCTTCTCTTCGCAATTTAGGAATTACAGCCGGAGACCGCATTGCTGCATATATGCCAAATCTGATAGAGACTCCCATTGCCATGCTTTCTGCTGCAAGCATAGGCGCTGTATGGTCTTCCTGCGGAACAGAGCTTGGCCCAAAAACAGTTCTTGACCGCTTTAGCCAGATTGAGCCAACAGTTTTATTCACCGTAGACGGGTATTTTTATAAGGGGAAGGTGTTTGATGTCTTGCCCAATGTAGAGAAGATTGCTGAAGGCATACCGTCACTGAAAAAGGTTGTTGTGATTCCATATAGAGGAGAACGACCTAATATAAGCTGCATCCCCCATGCAGTGTTTTATGATGATTTCATATCTCAGGGCAAACAAACTGATATTCGGTTCGAACAACTATCTTTTGATCATCCTGTGTATATAATGTTTTCTTCAGGAACAACAGGCAAACCCAAGTGCATGGTTCAAGGGGCTGGCGGCATACTGATAAATCACCTTAAAGAGCTTATACTCCATACTGATTTGAAACGCGAAGATAGGATAACCTATATCACCTCTCCAAGCTGGATGATGTGGAACTGGTTAATAAGTTCTTTAGCCGTAGGATCCACTATAGTATTATATGAAGGCAATCCAATACACCCCGATTGGGGTGCTATGTGGAGATTGATTCAGGATGAGCAGATATCAATCTTTGGCTGTAGCGCAAGCTATATCAATTATCTAAGAGGCATAGGGGCCAAACCGGGGAAGGACTATAATCTGTCATCGCTGCGGGAGATATCCCAGACCGGCGCCCCACTTTCAAGCCAGGGATTTGAATATGTGTATCGGGAAATAAAACAAGACATGCATCTTAATTCCATCTCAGGCGGCACAGATATAAATGGCTGTTTTGCTGCCGGGACACCGATTCAGTCTGTCTATGCCGGGGAACTGCAGGGGCCGGCCTTAGGCATGAAGGTGAAGGCGTATGATGAAAAGGGCAATGCAGTGGTTGATAAAGAGGGAGAGCTTGTGTGTGAGTCCCCGTCCCCGTCTATGCCTCTTTATTTTTGGGGGGATGATAATGGCAAAAGATATAGGGATGCCTACTTCAGCGCCTATGCCAATGTTTGGCGGCATGGCGATTGGATTATCATACACAGTGATACAGGCGGGATAACCTTTTTGGGGCGATCTGACTTTACGTTAAAGCCTTCTGGTGTGCGCATTGGGTCGGCGGAGATATACAATGTGATAGAAGGGTTTAAAGAGATTGCTGATAGTATGGTTGCAGGGCATGACTGGAAAGGGGACCAGCGTATTATCCTCTTTGTGAAACTTGCCCGGGGGTGTCAATTAACCGAGGACTTGAAAAACCGGATTAAAAGGTCCCTGCGTAATGAGGCGTCGCCAAGGCATGTTCCAGATGTAATCATCGAGGCGCCGGATATCCCCTATACCTTCAATATGAAGAAGGTTGAGAGCGCGGTCTCAAACATGATAAATGGCAGACCTGTAACGAATCGGGATGCGCTTGTGAATCCAGAATCTCTGGGATTCTATGAAGCAATTGTTCATGAACTTCAAAAAGAGTAG